Sequence from the Erythrolamprus reginae isolate rEryReg1 chromosome 2, rEryReg1.hap1, whole genome shotgun sequence genome:
CCTTTTAAGCTCCTTTTGCAAAGGAAGATTTGGCATCCAGATTATTAAGGGATGTACTGAGAGTTCAGATCTTTAGTTAGAATATGGGAACTATAAAGGATCACAAAATAATTCATCATCATGTTCCATAGCAAGGCAGGATAAACTGTAATTTCCAACCGAGAAAACCACAGGAACTGGAAACTTTTAGTTGTTGCTTTTTGATAAACACCCACACTTTAGACCTCGGGTTTGTGAAAAAAGTGAGACATTCAAGAGAAAAGCTGCATCACGGGAGATAAGAAAATGGCAATTAAACTTATTCTGAAGTTTCTTTAAAGTCATCAGACAATGGGACCAATATATAAATGTAAAATTCCTATGCTTATTTATGAGAAGGCAAAGTCAGGAAGAACCTTGTAGGCATTTATACGAATGTAGAAAACAGCTGCAGTTTTTTCCAATAACTTGCCTCTGTCTCTGGTCGAGGAATGAAAACTGGAGGCTTCATCTTGAGAGTCAGATCTTGGAAATCCCATTCACCAAGAACATACTGTACTGGCATCCTGGAATAGAAAGTGAGTTGTGTGATACTTTTGGCCAAAGTTGTACAAGATGTTATCATCACATTTATTTCCACATCCATTTGCTAAAAAGCAAACTGCGCTGGCAGTCTTTTCCTCTGTGAATGAAATGAAAGGCAGGAACAACCAGTACTACCGGAGAGCATTTTATCATAAATAATTTCTAAATGTACTCATAGTGCTCATTTCAATTTGTAAGAAACTACCGGTAATAgtaattagttgggggaaagatcaaaagcaacatgagaaaatattatttcactgaaagagtagtagatccttggaacaaacttccagcagacgtggttggtagatccacagtaactgaatttaaacatgcctgggataaacatatatccattgtaagataaaatacaggaaatagtataagggcagactagatggaccatgaggtctttttctgccgtcagtcttctatgtttttatgtttctatgtaataaatatttttgtttagaATGGGTGAAGTACCTTATCTGACTCCTGCTTTGCTCAAAATAACTTCTTTATTTAAATCAGGGCTCCCCaaatttggccactttaagacttgttgacttccCCAGCGCTggcaagggaattctgggagttaaagtccacaagttttaaagtaatTGAGTTTGGGAACCTCTGATTTAAATGACTTTATTATAATTTAGTAGGGGTGTGATGGCTCAGCCGTTAAAGACATCGAGCTTGTGAGTTGGAAAACTGACAGCCTGGGTTCAAGATCTAAGCACCGTGGCAACAGAGTGACTCCTGTTACTTGCCCTTGTTTCTGCCCATATAGCCAATTGAAagaatgcaaatgtgagtagataaataggtaccatatTGGTGGGAAGGTAAAAGGGTACAGTGCACCTCAGGGTTTAGCCAGGCTTACCATAGCTGGCTCCCTTGTCTAAGAAACAGAAATGAGCACTACCCCCTACAGCTGGAcacaattggacaagggaaatCCTTTATCTTTACCTATGATACTTTAAGCTAGTAAATATTATTAGTTCTACTAGCTCTAACATCTCTTTGCTGGTGCATTTCTTAGTACAGCTTCATAGATTTTGAACAGATTTACTCACAATTTAATTAAACAGTAAATGCATATCTACAATTTTGCCATAAAGGGAGTGGGGATAGTTAATACCTGCATTATTGAACACTCTTTCATTGCTTATTTCTAACTCAAGTGTAGTGGGTAGTATCTCCTTTCTAGGTTATCTTGAAAATAATTATATACATGTCTCGTATCTCTTTTCTCCCATTATTTCAGGACACAAGGTTCAGGGAAGGCTTCAAATTAGGTGATGTTGCAATTTGGTCGCTTTAGTTTCTACTTGCTCCAGGTTTACaaagaaaagatgaaaagaagaaagaCCAGAGTGCCTACCTTTGTAGTCGTTTAGCACAGAGCTGTTGGATCTGTTTTTGTTGCTTTGCTGAAAGGGGAGCAGCTACGCTGCTGGCATTCAGACTCTGGAACtgaacaataaatattttattttagatgaAGTCCATATGTTCTTTGTAAAACAGTCACCTACCTACCATAGATATATggccattattaaaaaaaacctatggaaAAACTAAATCCATCTAATCCAGTATGTTGGATGCCATTCCAATATGTCACCACAATTTGATGTCATCCGGAAACATTGGACTTTTTACAGATGTTGATGTGTCTCCCCCACATAAATTATGGAGATGGCCTTGAAGGAGGAAGTCAACCACCACTGCATAAACATCATCTTAGCCCAGGTAGCTCAATTTCTCTCCTTTGGGGAGATGTAGGTGAACATCAACAAAGGAGAATAGCAACAACTCCACCATTGTAGGCCATGTTGCTTCTAAATGTAAGAGgctaataataatttgtatggtAGATAAGTAGCATACAAGTGTAACCCACTGGCAAAAAAAGAGGCTGGCAATGTGAAGGCTGACAGAGGATAAATTTCTCATCTACTGTACTAGCTTGCCAATGCTCAAGTCCAACTAAATGAAAAGTGTATTTGACAGATGCCTCTCCAGCATCCAATTAAAGGAAATTAAATGTCTGCATAAATGGCTCCATTAACAAATTGCTCTATCATTTCCTTTAACCAGAATAGCTCATAAAGGCTAACGTTCATTGAATAAACACTGATGGTATTTGACCATCTACAGTAAGAAAAATAGGTTAGTACtttaattattttgcttttctctaTTTCCTAATTCAACACTCTTAATTTCTGTCTTTCATCAATGAAATATTTTCCATTACAAATGAAATATATTTGGTCATATTTTATAAATTCCAACATCCCCGCCCCCAATAAATCAGTATCTAGCTTCCTGCAACTTACAATCATTGTTTAGTATACCATGCTCTGAGGCAAAACAATATAATTAATGCTAAATATCCATATTAACAAATACAGAGAGTGGGAAATGACAATATCACAGAGTTGGAAAGCATTATTTAAACCATCATATTCAAATTCCTGCTCAGTGCAAGAATCCAATTTAAAAGCATCTTTAAAAGGTGTTGATCAGCCTCTGCTTGAGCACATTCTGTGataggagcatcagtgaaatgaaATTTATTAGCTATATAAAACTGTATGCaggttatctatttttatttgttaaatgttTATGTTGCCCATCTTCCCCTATAGGgtgattacatagaaacatagaagtctgacggcagaaaaagacctcatggtccatctagtctgcccttatactattttctgtattttatcttaggatggatatatgtttatcccaggcatgtttaaattcagttactgtggatttatctaccacaactgctggaagtttgttccaaggatctactactctttcagtaaaataatattttctcatgttgcttttgatctttcccccaactaacttcagattgtgtccccttgttcttgtgttcactttcctattaaaaacacttccctcctggaccttatttaaccctttaatatatttaaatgtttcgatcatgtccccccttttccttctgtcctccagattatttatttattaagaagaATTAAGACTAAGACTAAGTTACTTATGACACAGGTAGGATTAAGGCTGATTACACTTTTTCTAATTACTGAAAAATCCTTTTTATGAACATCTATATTTACCAAAACACTTATAGCTGGTGACAATCCCAAAAATGTTAGTACTCAAGGGGGGGGAAATTGTTAGTGTCTaaagtagaagaaaaagaagtagtaataaaaatttaataatgcCAAAAATGATAAAGCTGCAGGTAAAAATATATAACTCTGTTAATTGAGAGTGTAGGGAAAAATGTGGAACATGATACATGGACATGATGGAGACAATGATGAAGGTTGGAGTGAATGATGTTGGTTTAAACTAGCTTCAGCTGTTTTCTTTTCTTACCGCATGCCTTCATTGATAATTTCATTATCTaagtatttatttttccttctcagcACTCTGCACATTACTTACCCCCAAAGGGTATGATCACGAGTGATCATGTTCTTCTAACTGCTGATTAAACCTAATTTCTAGTTATGAAGCAGGAGTAGGAGCTTAGCCATTAAACactctttgaagagtgttcggaaacttcagatcgtgcagaatgcagctgcgagagcaatcatgggcttccctaggtatgcccatgttattccaacactccgcagtctgcattggttgttgatcaatttccggtcacaattcaaagtgttggttatgacctataaagcccctcatggcaccggaccaggatatctgcgagaccgccttctgccgcatgaatcccagcggccggttaggtcccacagagttggccttctccggatcccgtcgactaaacaatgttgtctggcgggacccagggaaagagccttctctggggcggccccgaccctctggaaccagctctccccagggatcaggactgcccccaccctccttgcctttcgtaaacttcttaaaacccacctctgtcgtcaggcatgggggaactgagacatcccccccccttgcctatatagctgtatgtatgatatgtttgtgtgtatgcttttttatacattggggttttttaggctttttaatgtaaaattgttattttaaactttaatattagatttgttactgtatattgtttttgtcattgctgtgagccgccccgtgtctgcggagaggggcggcatacaaatctaataaataataataataattctacagTAAATGAAGACACATACACCTGCTGTACTTAATAatgaagaaaaagatatattaaaaACCAATGCCATTGCAAACAGCCAACAATTCCACGAACCAACACAATTCTTTGGAACCACACCCAAGCTTCAATTTGCCTGCAAGAAGTAATATTTATGTCTTAGAGAGATTTGTTATGTGACAAATCACAGGTAAGTTTGATTCTGAAAGATCCATTTTGATGCTCAGTACACATATTATATTAGATCATCCAGTTTTGGGCTGAAAATATTTGGACAATAACCatacagaaaaatatttaaaagtatatTTCAGTTACTGCATTTAAGGTTGATCTATAGTTTTACACCTACTGTACTTAACTGTTTTTGCCCCCAGTACATGAGAAACAATATATTCAGAGGATGTCTGTGCTTCTGGGATATTGTTTGCCTCAAACACGCCTTGCCAATGCTTGACCACATTGACAGCTGAGACCAAATTGGCTTTATAATAGGAGTAATTTCTCAGAAGCCTGTGCCGGGAATTTAGAAAAGAATCTTCAATTCGCTGCATTCTAAAATATCCATGGTAAGAGAACGGACACAAAATCTTCCTGTAAAAAATACCACTAAAAGGTGTCATTGCTTCAGGAAAAATATCAGTTTTTAGGTATAAGCACCGATTCTTCTTTGCAGGACTACTGCAGGGCCTCTATTAGTAGTTTGGTGTAACAGTATACATCACCATGGCACAATATTCTGAACTCATCGTTTTTGCAGAGAAGAACATAGGTGTCAGATTCAAATGCCATCTGGTCCTAGTAGTACACTAAGAGATGGGGAGATAAACAAATTAATCTTCTCAAATTCAAAACAGGATTACTTtgcacagaaaaaaaatagaCCATTACAATATCATATATTATGTTAacatagaatttatttttatgaCTGTAAATCTAGCCATGTTCTTCTTCTGTGCATTACTCAGGTGGCAATATTGATTTCACTAAATACAGcactggatagcttcaaggc
This genomic interval carries:
- the HEMK1 gene encoding MTRF1L release factor glutamine methyltransferase isoform X4; its protein translation is MTPFSGIFYRKILCPFSYHGYFRMQRIEDSFLNSRHRLLRNYSYYKANLVSAVNVVKHWQGVFEANNIPEAQTSSEYIVSHVLGAKTFQSLNASSVAAPLSAKQQKQIQQLCAKRLQRMPVQYVLGEWDFQDLTLKMKPPVFIPRPETEELVSLILDEEQRKRLTSTCSKVLQRCGPVILEVGCGSGAIGLSLLKKLPHSQLIAIDKLEAAVNLTKENADREQCSSPFPT
- the HEMK1 gene encoding MTRF1L release factor glutamine methyltransferase isoform X3 is translated as MTPFSGIFYRKILCPFSYHGYFRMQRIEDSFLNSRHRLLRNYSYYKANLVSAVNVVKHWQGVFEANNIPEAQTSSEYIVSHVLGAKTFQSLNASSVAAPLSAKQQKQIQQLCAKRLQRMPVQYVLGEWDFQDLTLKMKPPVFIPRPETEELVSLILDEEQRKRLTSTCSKVLQRCGPVILEVGCGSGAIGLSLLKKLPHSQLIAIDKLEAAVNLTKENADRYNFAKLFSLQLFP